Proteins from a genomic interval of Zingiber officinale cultivar Zhangliang chromosome 1B, Zo_v1.1, whole genome shotgun sequence:
- the LOC121992157 gene encoding cysteine-rich and transmembrane domain-containing protein WIH1-like — protein MSYYSQQQVPSQAYPPPPTSYPPPAEQAYPPTTAPPPPPGYPTRGGKVNDQQQVPVETSSRGDGFWKGCCAALCCCCVLDMCF, from the exons ATGAGTTACTACTCCCAGCAACAAGTTCCTTCTCAAG CTTATCCACCACCGCCTACTTCTTACCCGCCACCAGCGGAGCAGGCCTACCCACCGACGAcggctccgccgccgccgccggggTATCCGACTAGAGGCGGGAAGGTGAATGATCAGCAGCAGGTTCCCGTCGAGACTAGCAGCCGCGGCGATGGATTCTGGAAAGGATG CTGTGCTGCCTTGTGTTGCTGCTGCGTTCTGGATATGTGCTTCTGA
- the LOC121992074 gene encoding transcription initiation factor IIF subunit beta-like, with translation MEDDIIFLDTTRAELPVWLLKCPPAISRVFQSVASNSFSATSPIIVKIVRTVDLLHLDDPSSEQFTLEMIQTNPNTPRSYKLNMSKDVAPMCVFSKSKQGKMSVEGKVECKFDMEPQNLRAYSNLCRDRTNKAAVKTRKVQVLENDHGMFMTPMPGQLPSSSKEKRKLTQSKRQDAKRVRMDKGEMLNILFRLFERQPNWGLKQLVLETNQPQQFLKEVLSEICVYNKRGPNQATHELKGEYKNFGGNQQ, from the exons ATGGAGGATGATATAATTTTTCTAGATACAACTAGAGCGGAACTACCGGTGTGGCTATTGAAGTGTCCGCCGGCCATCTCGAGGGTGTTTCAATCGGTCGCCTCTAACTCTTTCTCCGCAACTAGTCCGATCATTGTCAAGATCGTCCGTACTGTTGATCTCCTCCATCTTGACGATCCCTCCTCTGAACAA TTTACACTGGAAATGATTCAAACTAATCCTAATACACCCAGGAGTTACAAGTTGAACATGTCGAAAGATGTTGCACCAATGTGTGTTTTTTCCAAATCTAAACAAG GAAAGATGTCGGTGGAGGGGAAGGTAGAGTGTAAATTTGACATGGAACCTCAAAATTTAAGGGCTTATAGTAATTTATGCCGCGACAGAACGAACAAGGCTGCGGTCAAGACCAGAAAAGTACAG GTTCTCGAGAATGATCATGGCATGTTCATGACGCCAATGCCCGGCCAACTTCCATCTAGTTCGAAG gagaagagaaaattaaccCAGTCTAAGCGGCAGGATGCCAAACGAGTACGAATGGACAAAGGAGAAATGTTGAACATTCTCTTTAGACTCTTCGAAAGGCAACCCAATTGGGGGCTGAAGCAACTGGTCCTAGAGACTAACCAACCTCAG CAATTTCTGAAAGAGGTGTTGAGCGAGATTTGCGTGTACAACAAGAGAGGACCAAACCAAGCAACCCATGAGCTCAAAGGGGAATACAAGAATTTTGGGGGGAATCAACAATGA